Proteins co-encoded in one Kutzneria chonburiensis genomic window:
- a CDS encoding glycine--tRNA ligase, whose product MPADRIDAVVSLCKRRGFVYPCGEIYGGTRSAWDYGPLGVELKDNIKRAWWRTMVQGRDDVVGLDSSVILPREVWAASGHIDAFVDPLVECNSCHRRFRADHLAEEYAERTGKPVADNDLSDVPCPNCGNRGQYTEPKMFNGLLKTHLGPVESAEGLYYLRPETAQGIFVNFLNVITTSRKKPPFGIGQIGKSFRNEITPGNFIFRTREFEQMEMEFFVEPGSDEEWHQYWIDERLRWYTDLGVNRDNLRLYEHPKEKLSHYSKRTVDIEYRFVFAGQEWGELEGIANRTDFDLTTHANHSGVDLSYFDQATNSRYRPFVIEPAAGVGRPMMAFLLDAYTEDEAPNAKGGVDKRLVLRLDRRLAPVKVAVLPLSRNADLSPKAKDLAAALRRNWNVDFDDAGAIGRRYRRQDEIGTPFCVTVDFDTLTDHAVTVRERDSMTQERVSMDRLEAYLAPQLLGC is encoded by the coding sequence GTGCCCGCGGACCGCATCGACGCCGTCGTCAGCCTCTGCAAGCGCAGGGGTTTCGTGTACCCGTGCGGAGAGATCTACGGGGGCACCAGGTCGGCGTGGGACTACGGGCCGCTCGGCGTCGAGCTCAAGGACAACATCAAGCGCGCCTGGTGGCGCACCATGGTGCAGGGCCGCGACGACGTGGTCGGCCTTGACTCGTCGGTGATCCTGCCACGTGAGGTGTGGGCCGCGTCCGGCCACATCGACGCGTTCGTGGACCCGTTGGTGGAGTGCAACTCCTGCCACCGCCGGTTCCGCGCGGACCACCTCGCCGAGGAGTACGCCGAGCGCACCGGCAAGCCGGTCGCGGACAACGACCTGTCGGACGTGCCCTGCCCCAACTGCGGCAACCGCGGCCAGTACACCGAACCGAAGATGTTCAACGGCCTGCTCAAGACCCACCTCGGCCCGGTCGAGTCCGCGGAGGGCCTGTACTACCTGCGCCCGGAGACCGCGCAGGGCATCTTCGTCAACTTCCTCAACGTCATCACCACCTCCCGCAAGAAGCCGCCGTTCGGCATCGGCCAGATCGGCAAGTCGTTCCGCAACGAGATCACCCCCGGCAACTTCATCTTCCGCACCCGCGAGTTCGAGCAGATGGAGATGGAGTTCTTCGTCGAGCCGGGCAGCGACGAGGAATGGCACCAATACTGGATCGACGAGCGCCTGCGCTGGTACACCGACCTCGGCGTGAACCGCGACAACCTCCGGCTCTACGAGCACCCCAAGGAGAAGCTGTCGCACTACTCGAAGCGGACCGTGGACATCGAGTACCGGTTCGTCTTCGCCGGCCAGGAATGGGGCGAGTTGGAGGGCATCGCCAACCGCACCGACTTCGACCTGACCACGCACGCCAACCACTCGGGCGTCGACCTGTCCTACTTCGACCAGGCCACCAACTCCCGCTACCGGCCGTTCGTGATCGAGCCGGCCGCCGGCGTCGGCCGCCCGATGATGGCGTTCCTGCTGGACGCCTACACGGAGGACGAGGCGCCCAACGCCAAGGGCGGCGTGGACAAGCGGCTGGTGCTGCGGCTGGACCGCAGGCTGGCGCCGGTGAAGGTGGCGGTGCTGCCGCTGTCCCGCAACGCCGACCTGTCGCCGAAGGCCAAGGACCTCGCGGCGGCGCTGCGCCGCAACTGGAACGTCGACTTCGACGACGCGGGCGCCATCGGCCGCCGTTACCGCCGGCAGGACGAGATCGGCACGCCGTTCTGCGTCACGGTGGACTTCGACACGCTGACCGACCACGCGGTGACGGTGCGGGAGCGCGACTCGATGACCCAGGAGCGGGTGTCGATGGACCGGCTGGAGGCCTACTTGGCACCGCAGCTCCTCGGGTGCTGA
- a CDS encoding class F sortase: MPRRRIVLLSSAAIAVVALVVGLLFLVPSDDSSHTAATPATTGAAPLGGDAAAGTTTPAKPTGVPTTGTVHLPGGGTAELIAAQVSKDGTMSVPERLDQATWWGATLGAPVGATLLAGHVNWQGRTGPFAELWQDQVGQPITVMDSKGRNWVYRITQLVTVAKADLPNRAKQLYGLDGDHRLVLATCGGEFVGGNEGYDDNRFAVATLVTRP, encoded by the coding sequence ATGCCGAGACGACGGATCGTTCTGTTGTCCTCGGCTGCCATCGCCGTTGTCGCACTCGTTGTCGGTCTCCTGTTCCTCGTCCCATCGGACGACTCGTCGCACACCGCGGCCACACCGGCGACCACGGGAGCCGCGCCGCTGGGCGGCGACGCCGCTGCCGGCACCACAACTCCGGCCAAGCCCACCGGCGTGCCGACCACCGGCACCGTGCACCTGCCCGGCGGCGGCACCGCCGAGCTGATCGCCGCTCAGGTGAGCAAGGACGGCACCATGTCCGTCCCGGAGCGGCTCGACCAGGCCACCTGGTGGGGCGCCACCCTCGGTGCACCGGTCGGCGCCACCCTCCTGGCCGGCCACGTGAACTGGCAGGGCCGCACCGGCCCGTTCGCCGAGCTGTGGCAGGACCAGGTCGGTCAGCCGATCACCGTCATGGACAGCAAGGGCCGCAACTGGGTGTACCGGATAACCCAGTTGGTCACCGTGGCCAAGGCCGATCTGCCCAACCGGGCCAAGCAGCTCTACGGCCTGGACGGCGACCACCGACTGGTGCTCGCCACCTGCGGCGGAGAGTTCGTCGGCGGCAACGAGGGCTACGACGACAACCGCTTCGCGGTGGCCACCCTGGTCACCCGTCCGTAG